Proteins encoded together in one Oxalobacteraceae sp. CFBP 8761 window:
- a CDS encoding TonB-dependent receptor: MADLADLSIEELANIQVTSVSKRPERLQDASAAVFVITADDIRSSGADSLPEVLRLAPNLHVARINGYAYSISARGMNSGPSVLSNKILVLIDGRSVYTPLFSGVFWDAQDVLLEDIARIEVVSGPGGVMWGLNAVSGVINISTRSARDTQGSMLALHGASDGAAGAAFRQGGTSDGGVAWRAYGKVTRRSDSERIGDGRIDDGHRRALVGVRADWEQGADAFSVIGNVNRGRLDQPAPGELATPFGPSTFGRVRSDGANLLARWQRTLDAGASVSLQAFLDHTVRESPPLFAERLTTADVQFQHTLATKGRHDLVWGANYRSTRDRATNSPWVAFLPARALLRWGSLFVQDEILLNDDWRLTLGGRVEYNHYTGIEWLPSARLSWRLSPQHALWASAARTVRSPARLDVDAWVPGQPPFILRGGPQVRSEVARVLELGYRGQPAAGLSYTVVLYHHDYDHLRGQQIDPTFSYAEFASLLKGSASGIETWGSWQALPRWRLSAGWTALHQRLALKPGGNDVMGLSAARRDPSHTLQLRSHYNIDDAREIDVTLRRTGEMPASRIASSTALDARFGWRLRPGLVLSVYGENLNSGHAEFGSTTYWAEFERRVGVKVRWDY; this comes from the coding sequence CTGGCCGATCTGGCCGACCTGTCGATCGAGGAACTGGCCAATATCCAGGTGACGTCGGTCTCGAAGCGGCCCGAGCGTTTGCAGGACGCATCGGCGGCAGTCTTCGTCATCACCGCTGACGACATCCGCAGCTCCGGCGCCGATTCGCTGCCCGAGGTATTGCGTCTGGCGCCCAACCTGCATGTAGCGCGCATCAATGGCTATGCCTACTCGATCAGCGCGCGCGGCATGAACAGTGGGCCAAGCGTCTTGTCCAACAAGATCCTGGTGCTGATCGATGGCCGCTCGGTGTATACGCCGCTGTTTTCGGGCGTGTTCTGGGATGCGCAGGACGTGCTGCTCGAAGACATCGCGCGCATCGAGGTAGTCAGCGGACCGGGTGGCGTGATGTGGGGCCTGAACGCCGTCAGTGGCGTCATCAACATCAGCACGCGCTCGGCCCGCGATACGCAGGGCAGCATGCTGGCGCTGCACGGCGCCAGCGATGGCGCGGCCGGCGCCGCGTTTCGCCAGGGTGGCACGAGCGATGGCGGCGTGGCCTGGCGCGCCTATGGCAAGGTCACGCGGCGCAGCGATAGCGAACGCATTGGTGACGGGCGCATCGACGACGGCCACCGGCGCGCGCTGGTGGGCGTGCGCGCCGACTGGGAGCAAGGGGCCGATGCCTTCTCGGTCATCGGCAACGTCAATCGCGGGCGCCTCGACCAGCCGGCGCCCGGTGAACTGGCCACGCCGTTCGGCCCGTCCACATTTGGCCGCGTGCGCTCGGACGGTGCCAACCTGCTGGCGCGCTGGCAGCGCACGCTCGACGCGGGCGCCAGCGTGTCGCTGCAAGCCTTTCTCGACCATACGGTGCGCGAATCGCCGCCGCTGTTTGCCGAGCGCCTCACGACCGCTGACGTGCAGTTCCAGCACACGCTGGCCACGAAGGGCCGCCACGATCTCGTGTGGGGCGCCAACTACCGCAGCACGCGTGACCGGGCCACCAACAGCCCCTGGGTCGCGTTTCTGCCGGCGCGCGCACTGCTGCGCTGGGGCAGCCTGTTCGTGCAGGATGAAATCCTGCTGAACGACGACTGGCGCCTGACGCTGGGCGGGCGCGTCGAATACAACCATTACACCGGCATCGAATGGCTGCCGAGCGCTCGCCTGTCGTGGCGCCTCTCGCCGCAGCACGCACTATGGGCATCGGCCGCGCGCACGGTGCGCTCGCCCGCGCGGCTGGACGTCGATGCCTGGGTCCCCGGCCAGCCGCCGTTCATCCTGCGCGGCGGGCCGCAGGTGCGCAGCGAAGTGGCACGCGTGCTCGAGCTGGGCTACCGTGGCCAGCCGGCGGCGGGGCTGTCGTACACGGTCGTGCTGTACCACCACGATTACGACCACCTGCGCGGACAGCAGATCGATCCCACTTTCAGTTATGCCGAGTTTGCCAGTCTGCTCAAAGGCAGCGCCAGCGGCATCGAAACCTGGGGCAGCTGGCAGGCACTGCCGCGCTGGCGCCTGTCAGCCGGCTGGACGGCGCTGCACCAGCGCCTGGCCCTCAAACCCGGTGGCAACGACGTGATGGGCCTGAGCGCGGCGCGGCGCGACCCGTCCCATACGCTGCAACTGCGGTCGCACTACAACATCGACGATGCGCGCGAAATCGACGTCACGCTGCGCCGAACCGGCGAGATGCCGGCGTCGCGCATTGCGTCGTCAACGGCGCTCGATGCACGCTTCGGCTGGCGCTTGCGGCCGGGCCTGGTCCTGTCGGTGTATGGCGAGAACCTGAATAGCGGGCACGCCGAATTCGGCTCGACCACGTATTGGGCAGAGTTCGAGCGGCGTGTGGGGGTGAAGGTCCGGTGGGATTACTGA
- a CDS encoding S46 family peptidase, producing the protein MKKTLLSLAILTSFAAQADEGMWMPQQLPQVAKQLKAAGLKLDPANLTKLTEFPMGAIVSLGGCSASFVSPQGLVVTNHHCVYNSIAVNSTPERDLLANGFLAKTMADELPASPGSRVYVTDEVANVSAQVITPEVAKLTGKARIDAIEKNQKTLVAACEKDAGYRCTVASFYGGLEFYRLKQLEIRDVRLVHAPASGVGKFGGDTDNWMWPRHTGDYGFYRAYVSKDGKSAEFSKDNVPYQPKHIIKIAKDNPKEGDFVMVLGYPGRTNRHRLPSEVAFTFDWNYPAFIQASSETLAIIDRETKTDPAARLKYAGQIAGVNNYYKNRKGMLVSYQGSDFLQRKTAEHNALKAWVNGDAARKAQYAADIDMAEKLIAERDAGTKKSFFQTYAQPKFLSSARTLYRLANERTKPDAERKTGYQERDLPRLTSVVEGQDRTYDEKVDKALVLNFLTKYNAQPAAEHDAAFDAALGIRAGMSEAELKAALDRIYAGSKLADKAARTAWLKKTPAEFKASNDSFIKAAVAMYDADMKDEEKQEESAGKIQQAYGNYMKAKIAYMNSRGQAVYPDANSTLRVTFGKIAGRPQGADGTTGWTAFTTIAGVTAKHTGEGEFDAPDNQLAAIQTKNFGKYVDPKLKTLPVNFLATLDITGGNSGSAALNAKGELIGLAFDGTLDSIISDWDFNKAMTRSIQVDTRYMLWNMQYVDKADNLLKEMNAL; encoded by the coding sequence ATGAAAAAGACCCTTCTCTCGCTCGCCATCCTGACCAGCTTCGCCGCCCAAGCGGACGAAGGCATGTGGATGCCGCAACAGCTGCCACAAGTAGCCAAGCAACTGAAAGCCGCCGGCCTCAAGCTGGATCCGGCAAATCTGACCAAGCTGACTGAATTCCCGATGGGCGCGATCGTGAGCCTGGGTGGCTGCTCGGCGTCGTTCGTCTCGCCGCAAGGTCTGGTCGTGACCAACCACCACTGCGTCTACAACAGCATCGCCGTCAACTCGACGCCTGAACGCGACCTGCTGGCCAACGGCTTCCTGGCCAAGACCATGGCCGACGAGCTGCCAGCATCGCCCGGCAGCCGCGTGTATGTCACCGACGAAGTGGCCAATGTCAGTGCTCAGGTCATCACCCCTGAAGTCGCCAAACTGACCGGCAAGGCCCGCATCGACGCCATCGAAAAGAACCAGAAAACCCTGGTGGCGGCCTGCGAAAAAGATGCCGGCTACCGCTGCACCGTGGCCAGCTTCTACGGCGGCCTGGAATTCTATCGCCTGAAGCAGCTCGAGATCCGCGACGTGCGCCTGGTGCATGCGCCGGCGTCGGGCGTAGGTAAATTCGGCGGCGACACCGACAACTGGATGTGGCCACGCCATACGGGCGACTACGGTTTCTACCGTGCGTATGTCAGCAAGGATGGCAAGTCGGCCGAGTTCTCGAAGGACAACGTGCCGTACCAGCCGAAGCACATCATCAAGATTGCCAAGGACAATCCGAAAGAAGGCGACTTCGTGATGGTGCTGGGCTACCCGGGCCGCACCAACCGTCACCGCCTGCCGTCCGAAGTGGCGTTCACGTTCGACTGGAACTACCCGGCCTTCATCCAGGCCTCGAGCGAGACGCTGGCCATTATCGACCGCGAAACCAAGACCGATCCGGCTGCCCGCCTGAAATACGCGGGCCAGATCGCGGGCGTGAATAACTACTACAAGAATCGCAAGGGCATGCTGGTCTCGTACCAGGGCAGCGACTTCCTGCAGCGTAAAACGGCCGAGCACAATGCGCTCAAGGCCTGGGTCAATGGCGACGCCGCGCGCAAGGCGCAGTACGCAGCCGACATCGACATGGCCGAAAAGCTGATCGCCGAACGCGATGCGGGCACCAAGAAGAGCTTCTTCCAGACCTATGCGCAACCGAAGTTCCTGTCGTCGGCACGCACGCTGTACCGCCTGGCCAACGAGCGCACCAAGCCGGACGCCGAGCGCAAGACCGGCTACCAGGAACGCGACCTGCCACGCCTGACGTCCGTCGTCGAAGGCCAGGACCGCACCTACGACGAAAAAGTCGACAAGGCGCTGGTGCTGAACTTCCTGACCAAGTACAACGCGCAACCGGCCGCCGAGCACGACGCCGCGTTCGACGCTGCACTGGGCATCCGCGCCGGCATGAGCGAGGCCGAACTGAAGGCCGCGCTGGACCGCATCTATGCAGGCTCGAAACTGGCCGACAAGGCAGCGCGCACCGCGTGGCTGAAAAAGACGCCAGCCGAGTTCAAGGCATCGAACGACAGCTTCATCAAGGCAGCGGTCGCGATGTATGACGCCGACATGAAGGATGAAGAAAAGCAGGAAGAGTCGGCCGGCAAGATCCAGCAAGCCTACGGCAACTACATGAAGGCCAAGATTGCCTACATGAACAGCCGCGGCCAGGCCGTCTACCCGGATGCCAACAGCACGCTGCGCGTCACCTTCGGCAAGATCGCCGGCCGCCCGCAAGGCGCCGACGGCACCACCGGCTGGACCGCATTCACCACCATTGCCGGCGTCACCGCCAAGCACACGGGCGAAGGCGAGTTCGACGCACCGGACAACCAGCTGGCCGCCATCCAGACGAAGAACTTCGGCAAGTACGTCGACCCGAAACTGAAAACGCTGCCAGTGAACTTCCTGGCGACGCTGGACATCACGGGCGGCAACTCGGGTTCGGCCGCACTGAACGCCAAGGGCGAGCTGATCGGCCTTGCATTCGACGGCACGCTCGACTCGATCATTTCGGATTGGGACTTCAACAAAGCCATGACCCGCTCGATCCAGGTCGATACCCGTTACATGCTGTGGAATATGCAGTACGTCGACAAGGCAGATAACCTGCTGAAAGAAATGAACGCGCTGTAA
- a CDS encoding GlsB/YeaQ/YmgE family stress response membrane protein, with product MLFIIWIVVGGILGWLASMVMKTDAEQGIILNVVVGIIGAFLGGWLLSPLFGTGTINSDDFSVASLLVSFLGAVILLAIVNLLRRGRVR from the coding sequence ATGTTATTCATTATCTGGATCGTCGTTGGCGGTATTCTGGGTTGGCTGGCCAGCATGGTCATGAAAACCGATGCCGAGCAAGGCATCATCCTGAACGTTGTGGTCGGTATCATCGGCGCCTTCCTGGGCGGCTGGTTGCTCTCGCCACTGTTCGGTACCGGCACCATCAATTCCGACGACTTCAGTGTTGCTTCGCTCCTGGTGTCGTTCCTGGGTGCAGTCATCCTGCTGGCAATCGTGAATCTGCTGCGTCGCGGTCGCGTTCGCTAA
- a CDS encoding fructokinase — protein sequence MDNNLSTTVIFGEALVDDFNNEQIVGGAPFNVARHLSAFMAPCLAITRIGDDRSGQLVRAEFERFAMSDAGLQVDPIEETGRVLVERGPRGHRFTILPHQAYDFIDAATAGAALAGVQPAMVYFGMLAQRNAQSRAALTAVLAASSAPRFLDLNLRDGQYDERGVACSLDAANIVKVNEEELQALFGWYCQIQPDAPALSADEVRASCQALLTMFSLDALIVTLGHRGSVYFGSDGSALKNHDTPAPPFVIDTVGAGDAFSAIFLLGRARGWPLDVTLARANEFAGAICAIPGAVPRDMGFYDKWMTRWR from the coding sequence ATGGACAACAACCTGTCCACGACAGTCATCTTCGGCGAAGCGCTCGTCGACGATTTCAACAACGAGCAGATCGTCGGCGGTGCGCCGTTCAATGTGGCGCGCCACCTGTCCGCCTTCATGGCGCCATGCCTGGCGATCACGCGCATTGGCGACGACCGCAGCGGCCAGCTGGTACGTGCCGAATTTGAACGCTTCGCGATGAGCGACGCCGGGCTGCAGGTCGATCCGATCGAAGAGACCGGCCGCGTGCTGGTCGAGCGCGGCCCGCGCGGCCACCGCTTCACGATCCTGCCGCACCAGGCCTACGACTTCATCGACGCCGCCACTGCCGGCGCCGCGCTGGCGGGCGTACAGCCGGCCATGGTCTATTTCGGCATGCTGGCCCAGCGCAATGCGCAGTCGCGCGCCGCGTTGACGGCGGTGCTGGCGGCCAGCAGCGCGCCACGCTTTCTCGACCTGAACCTGCGCGATGGCCAGTACGACGAGCGCGGCGTGGCCTGCTCGCTGGACGCGGCCAACATCGTCAAGGTCAATGAAGAAGAATTGCAGGCGCTGTTCGGCTGGTATTGCCAGATCCAACCCGATGCCCCGGCGCTGTCCGCCGACGAAGTGCGTGCGTCATGCCAGGCCTTGCTGACGATGTTTTCGCTCGACGCGCTGATCGTGACGCTGGGCCACCGCGGTTCGGTGTACTTCGGCAGCGATGGCAGCGCGCTCAAGAACCACGACACGCCGGCGCCGCCATTCGTCATCGACACCGTGGGGGCGGGCGACGCCTTCTCGGCCATTTTCCTGCTCGGTAGGGCGCGCGGCTGGCCGCTGGACGTCACGCTCGCGCGCGCGAACGAATTCGCCGGTGCGATCTGCGCGATACCGGGTGCGGTGCCAAGGGATATGGGGTTCTACGACAAGTGGATGACGCGCTGGCGCTGA
- a CDS encoding YceI family protein, whose translation MNSIKALLLASLVAGSVAAVQAAPLKTDLAASGVSAVFKQMNVPVEAPFRTFAAQIDYDAAKPAAASASVEITTASFDIGDAMYNKEVAKKEWFNSVQFPKATFVSTSIAPAGAGKLTVSGKLTLKGKSANVTFPLTVKAAGAKTVFEGQLPIKRLAFNIGEGEWKDTSMVADEVVIKFRVTAAPATAAK comes from the coding sequence ATGAATTCCATCAAGGCCCTGCTGCTGGCGAGCCTGGTTGCCGGCAGCGTCGCTGCCGTGCAGGCCGCGCCACTCAAGACCGACCTGGCAGCCAGCGGCGTCTCGGCTGTCTTCAAGCAGATGAACGTGCCGGTGGAAGCACCGTTTCGCACGTTCGCGGCGCAGATCGATTACGACGCCGCCAAGCCGGCGGCGGCGAGCGCCAGCGTCGAGATCACGACGGCCAGCTTCGATATCGGCGACGCCATGTACAACAAGGAAGTGGCCAAGAAAGAATGGTTCAATTCGGTGCAATTTCCGAAGGCCACCTTCGTCTCGACCAGCATCGCACCGGCCGGCGCCGGCAAGCTGACGGTGTCGGGCAAGCTGACCCTGAAAGGCAAGAGCGCCAATGTCACGTTCCCGCTGACGGTCAAGGCGGCCGGTGCGAAAACCGTGTTCGAAGGCCAGTTGCCAATCAAGCGTCTGGCGTTCAATATCGGCGAAGGCGAGTGGAAAGACACGAGCATGGTCGCCGATGAAGTTGTCATCAAGTTTCGCGTTACCGCAGCACCAGCTACTGCAGCAAAATAA
- a CDS encoding glutathione S-transferase N-terminal domain-containing protein — protein MKLIGSIASPYVRKVRVVLAEKKLDCAFILEDVWSANTTIAQTNPLGKVPCLLMDDGSALYDSRVIAEYLDTLTPVCKLLPPNGRERAEVKVWEALADGVLDAAVLVRLEKTLRPEAQQSPEWIARQMGKVNAGLRVMSERLGEGAFCRSNQYTLADVAVGCALGWLAFRFPEIDWRGDYPNLARLFDKLAERQSFKDTVPVVAA, from the coding sequence ATGAAACTCATCGGTTCCATTGCCAGCCCATACGTGCGCAAGGTGCGTGTCGTGCTGGCCGAGAAAAAGCTCGACTGCGCCTTCATCCTCGAAGACGTCTGGTCGGCCAACACCACCATCGCGCAGACCAACCCGCTGGGCAAGGTGCCATGCCTGCTGATGGATGACGGCAGCGCCCTGTACGATTCGCGCGTGATCGCCGAATACCTCGACACGCTCACGCCGGTGTGCAAGCTGCTGCCGCCAAACGGGCGCGAACGGGCCGAGGTCAAGGTCTGGGAAGCGCTGGCCGACGGCGTGCTCGATGCGGCCGTGCTGGTGCGCCTTGAAAAAACGCTGCGGCCCGAAGCGCAGCAAAGTCCCGAGTGGATCGCCCGCCAGATGGGCAAAGTAAATGCCGGCCTGCGCGTGATGTCCGAGCGCCTGGGCGAGGGCGCCTTCTGCCGCAGCAACCAGTACACGCTGGCCGACGTCGCCGTGGGCTGCGCGCTGGGCTGGCTCGCCTTCCGCTTCCCCGAGATCGACTGGCGCGGCGACTACCCGAACCTGGCGCGCCTGTTCGACAAACTGGCCGAGCGCCAGTCGTTCAAGGACACCGTGCCTGTCGTCGCCGCATGA
- a CDS encoding cytochrome b, with protein MRRYSIPAIVLHWLMAIAIIGTFTLGLVMTDIQGISMAKLRYTSWHKWAGVTILALAALRLLWRLFNKPPAYPAGLPRWQHGAAHGLHLALYVLMFAVPLSGYFFSLAAGYPVVYFSKFPLPVLIGPDPVLRETLRGLHYWLNMLLAGLVALHVLAALKHLLIDRDGIMQRMLPIPTPKEKS; from the coding sequence ATGCGCCGCTATTCGATTCCAGCGATCGTGCTGCACTGGCTGATGGCCATCGCGATCATCGGTACCTTTACCCTTGGCCTCGTGATGACCGACATCCAGGGCATCAGCATGGCCAAGCTGCGCTACACGAGCTGGCACAAGTGGGCCGGCGTGACGATCCTGGCGCTGGCCGCGCTGCGCCTGTTATGGCGCCTGTTCAACAAGCCACCTGCGTATCCTGCCGGGTTGCCGCGCTGGCAGCATGGCGCCGCCCACGGCCTGCATCTGGCGCTGTATGTGCTGATGTTCGCCGTGCCGCTGTCCGGTTATTTCTTCAGCCTGGCGGCCGGCTACCCGGTCGTCTATTTCAGCAAGTTCCCGCTGCCGGTGCTGATCGGCCCCGACCCGGTGCTGCGCGAGACGCTGCGCGGCCTGCACTACTGGCTCAATATGCTGCTGGCCGGCCTGGTGGCGCTGCACGTGCTTGCCGCGCTCAAGCACCTGCTCATCGACCGCGACGGCATCATGCAGCGCATGCTCCCCATCCCTACCCCGAAGGAAAAATCATGA
- a CDS encoding polyisoprenoid-binding protein, which yields MNIKHLIAAAAAFAATSAFAAPVTYDIEPNHTYPSFEADHMGLSVWRGKFNKSSGSVTIDREAKTGSLDITVDINSIDFGHEKMNEHAKKPDIFDAAKYPTATFKSKAIKFTGDVPTSVDGELTLHGVTKPLTLQINKFKCIMHPMLKKEACGADVTGTFKRDDFGISFGLPNFSPEVKLAIQVEAVKK from the coding sequence ATGAACATCAAGCACCTGATCGCAGCCGCCGCCGCCTTTGCCGCCACGTCGGCCTTCGCCGCGCCAGTCACGTACGACATCGAGCCGAACCACACCTACCCAAGCTTCGAAGCCGACCACATGGGCCTGTCGGTATGGCGCGGCAAGTTCAACAAGTCGAGCGGCAGCGTCACCATCGACCGCGAAGCCAAGACCGGCTCGCTGGACATCACTGTCGACATCAACAGCATCGATTTCGGCCACGAAAAGATGAACGAGCACGCGAAAAAGCCGGACATCTTTGATGCTGCCAAATACCCGACCGCCACCTTCAAGTCGAAGGCGATCAAGTTCACGGGCGACGTGCCGACCTCGGTCGACGGCGAACTGACCCTGCACGGCGTGACCAAGCCACTGACCCTGCAGATCAACAAGTTCAAATGCATCATGCACCCGATGCTCAAGAAAGAAGCATGCGGCGCGGACGTGACCGGCACCTTCAAGCGCGACGACTTCGGCATCAGCTTCGGCCTGCCGAACTTCTCGCCGGAAGTGAAGCTGGCAATCCAGGTTGAAGCAGTGAAAAAGTAA
- a CDS encoding cardiolipin synthase B, whose protein sequence is MSSKKFWTLLLTVAATLVLGVLALNFMPGEKQIERQLTRQYDTADPQFRRSLGVLLGPPIIEGNQVDALLNGDQIFPAMLEAIRGAKKTITLETYIYWSESIGTEFSEALAERARAGVKVHVMLDFMGSMKMDNAQVDKMKAAGVQVQRYHKPVWWKLARMNNRTHRKLLIVDGLVGFTGGVGIADQWRGNAQDEDHWRDSHFRVEGPVVGQMQAVFNDNWTKATGVVLDGPAYFPPLQAKGTMPAQMFSSSPTGGSESMHLMYLMAITSARETIDLSASYFVPDELTVRTLIAAAKRGVKVRLITPGHIIDSDLVRAASRDRWPELLAAGVHISEYQPTMYHVKTLIVDKLLVSVGSTNFDNRSFSINDEANLNVLDAGFATQMTDVFDADWKLAKPVTPHALAKRPWWEHVSTWFASLFEAQL, encoded by the coding sequence ATGAGCTCAAAAAAGTTCTGGACGCTGTTGCTGACAGTGGCCGCCACCCTCGTGCTGGGGGTGCTCGCATTGAATTTCATGCCGGGCGAAAAACAGATCGAACGGCAACTGACACGGCAGTACGACACGGCCGATCCGCAGTTCCGCCGCTCGCTTGGCGTCTTGCTGGGTCCGCCGATCATCGAAGGCAACCAGGTCGACGCGCTGCTCAATGGCGACCAGATTTTCCCGGCGATGCTCGAGGCCATTCGCGGGGCGAAAAAGACCATCACGCTGGAAACCTATATCTACTGGTCCGAATCGATCGGCACCGAGTTTTCTGAAGCCCTGGCCGAGCGCGCGCGCGCTGGCGTGAAAGTGCACGTGATGCTCGACTTCATGGGCAGCATGAAGATGGACAATGCCCAGGTCGACAAGATGAAGGCGGCCGGCGTGCAGGTACAGCGCTATCACAAGCCCGTCTGGTGGAAGCTGGCGCGCATGAACAACCGCACCCACCGCAAGCTGCTGATCGTCGACGGTTTGGTCGGTTTCACGGGCGGCGTGGGCATTGCCGACCAATGGCGCGGCAACGCGCAGGACGAAGACCACTGGCGCGACAGCCACTTCCGCGTCGAAGGCCCGGTCGTCGGGCAGATGCAGGCCGTGTTCAATGACAACTGGACCAAGGCCACGGGCGTCGTGCTCGATGGCCCGGCATACTTCCCGCCGCTGCAGGCGAAGGGCACGATGCCGGCGCAGATGTTCTCCAGCTCGCCCACGGGCGGCAGCGAGAGCATGCACCTGATGTACCTGATGGCGATCACGTCGGCGCGCGAGACGATCGATTTGTCGGCCTCGTATTTCGTGCCGGATGAACTGACGGTACGCACACTGATCGCCGCTGCCAAGCGCGGCGTGAAGGTACGCCTGATCACGCCGGGCCACATCATCGATTCGGATCTCGTGCGGGCCGCCTCGCGCGATCGCTGGCCCGAGTTGCTGGCGGCCGGGGTGCATATCTCGGAATACCAGCCGACGATGTACCACGTCAAAACGCTGATCGTCGACAAGCTGCTGGTGTCGGTGGGCTCGACCAACTTCGACAACCGCTCGTTCAGTATCAATGACGAGGCCAACCTGAACGTGCTCGATGCCGGGTTTGCGACGCAGATGACGGACGTCTTTGACGCCGACTGGAAGCTGGCCAAGCCGGTAACACCGCATGCCCTCGCCAAGCGGCCATGGTGGGAACACGTGAGCACCTGGTTCGCGTCGTTGTTCGAGGCGCAGTTGTAA
- the bfr gene encoding bacterioferritin, whose product MKGDPNVIRLLNAQLTNELTAINQYFLHARMYRHWGLDKLAKKEYDESIGEMKHADKLIERILMLDALPNLQALHKLMIGESTQETLECDLKLERAAHVTVKEGIGACEAAADYVSRDLLLMILEDTEEHIEWLETQLDLIVKIGIQNYLQTQIGE is encoded by the coding sequence ATGAAAGGCGATCCAAACGTCATCCGTCTGCTGAACGCACAGCTGACCAACGAGCTGACCGCGATCAACCAGTACTTCCTGCACGCGCGCATGTATCGCCACTGGGGCCTGGACAAGCTGGCGAAGAAGGAATACGACGAGTCGATTGGCGAAATGAAGCACGCCGACAAGCTGATCGAACGCATCCTGATGCTCGACGCGCTGCCAAACCTGCAGGCGCTGCACAAGCTGATGATCGGTGAGTCGACGCAGGAAACGCTCGAATGCGACCTGAAACTCGAACGTGCCGCGCACGTGACGGTCAAGGAAGGCATCGGCGCCTGCGAAGCGGCGGCCGATTACGTGTCGCGCGATCTGCTGTTGATGATCCTCGAAGACACCGAAGAGCACATCGAGTGGCTCGAAACGCAGCTGGACCTGATCGTCAAGATCGGTATCCAGAACTACCTGCAAACCCAGATCGGCGAATAA
- the purB gene encoding adenylosuccinate lyase, translated as MTSTALSPTLSALSPLDGRYATKTDKLRPILSETGFMHHRVKVEIAWLQALSQAGFAEIKPFSSEAIAHLDGMAANFGEKDAARIKEIEAVTNHDVKAVEYWLKEQVKDVPELVAASEFIHFACTSEDINNTSHGMMLKAARDGVMLPALQAIIARLTEIAHTNAALPMLSRTHGQTASPTTLGKEMANVVARLQRAMKRIADVEILGKMNGAVGNYNAHLSAYPGFDWPAFSKDVIETRLGLTFNPYTIQIEPHDYMAEMFDAFARANTILLDLNRDIWTYVSLGYFKQKLKAGEIGSSTMPHKVNPIDFENSEGNLGLANALLRHMADKLPVSRMQRDLTDSTVLRNIGVGFGYTLLAYDSCLRGLNKLEVNAARLEQDLDANWEVLAEPVQTVMRRYGIENPYEQLKELTRGKGITRDALREFIGTLAVPQEAKDLMLAMTPANYIGLAAKLAAEI; from the coding sequence ATGACCTCTACTGCTCTGTCGCCGACCCTGTCGGCCCTGTCCCCGCTCGATGGCCGTTACGCCACCAAAACCGACAAGCTGCGTCCCATCCTGTCGGAAACGGGTTTCATGCACCACCGCGTGAAGGTGGAAATCGCGTGGCTGCAGGCGCTGTCGCAGGCCGGCTTCGCCGAGATCAAGCCATTCTCGAGCGAAGCGATCGCCCACCTCGACGGCATGGCGGCCAACTTCGGCGAGAAGGACGCGGCCCGCATCAAGGAAATCGAAGCGGTCACCAACCATGACGTCAAGGCGGTCGAGTACTGGCTCAAGGAGCAGGTCAAGGACGTGCCGGAACTGGTCGCGGCCAGTGAGTTCATCCACTTCGCCTGCACCTCGGAAGACATCAACAACACGTCGCACGGCATGATGCTCAAAGCGGCGCGCGATGGCGTGATGCTGCCGGCGCTGCAGGCGATCATCGCCAGGCTGACCGAGATCGCGCACACCAATGCGGCGCTGCCGATGCTGTCGCGCACGCACGGCCAGACGGCCAGCCCGACCACGCTGGGCAAGGAGATGGCCAATGTCGTCGCCCGCCTGCAGCGCGCCATGAAGCGCATCGCCGACGTCGAAATCCTGGGCAAGATGAACGGCGCGGTCGGCAATTACAACGCGCACCTGTCGGCCTATCCGGGTTTCGACTGGCCGGCGTTCTCGAAGGACGTCATCGAGACGCGCCTGGGTTTGACCTTCAACCCGTACACGATCCAGATCGAACCGCACGACTACATGGCCGAGATGTTCGACGCGTTCGCGCGCGCCAACACGATCCTGCTCGACCTGAACCGCGACATCTGGACCTACGTTTCGCTGGGCTACTTCAAGCAAAAGCTGAAGGCCGGCGAAATCGGTTCGTCGACCATGCCGCACAAGGTCAATCCGATCGACTTCGAAAACTCGGAGGGCAATCTGGGCCTGGCCAACGCGCTGCTGCGCCACATGGCCGACAAGCTGCCGGTCTCGCGCATGCAGCGCGACCTGACCGATTCGACGGTGCTGCGCAATATCGGCGTGGGCTTCGGCTACACGCTGCTGGCCTACGACAGCTGCCTGCGCGGCCTGAACAAGCTGGAAGTGAACGCGGCGCGCCTCGAGCAGGACTTGGACGCGAACTGGGAAGTGCTGGCCGAGCCGGTGCAGACCGTGATGCGCCGCTACGGCATCGAGAACCCGTACGAGCAGCTCAAGGAACTCACGCGCGGCAAGGGCATCACCCGCGACGCGCTGCGTGAATTCATCGGGACGCTGGCCGTGCCGCAGGAAGCAAAAGACCTGATGCTGGCGATGACGCCGGCGAACTACATCGGACTGGCCGCCAAGCTGGCGGCAGAGATCTGA